One Gadus chalcogrammus isolate NIFS_2021 chromosome 4, NIFS_Gcha_1.0, whole genome shotgun sequence DNA segment encodes these proteins:
- the LOC130381027 gene encoding LOW QUALITY PROTEIN: uncharacterized protein LOC130381027 (The sequence of the model RefSeq protein was modified relative to this genomic sequence to represent the inferred CDS: deleted 2 bases in 2 codons; substituted 1 base at 1 genomic stop codon) — translation MRQCFNKRSSTEYLFPRRFEHTVISWRELIMARKRAKEGSCSVFGCTNEHKSIFLVPSSEPLKNQWVDFIFSGNAARVCAKHFTEDCFLNLGQYRTGLAQRLRIDSRSVPTLLGSATNRRQASSSSASIQQLLSRDVACQTDHLETPTVGTQLSLKTLQSHFKSEEYCDAFGDRSTERNSTSEILGVDAPGSSHMSSHSRELKILSVHGKGEGPLAGDGHDTLFTASEVEAQNSLSADHSAAKSLERGERLVCHEELSVQQQIPDTISIKVEVDIGGGMPAGEDAQDIGGCSTQRGATSESLRVDAPGSSHMASHNGELRILSVYGKGEGPLAVDGHDTLFAASEPEALSSLSADHSVAKSLNCSVRLVHLEELTGHQGGRKGRPCVLGGKVLPNDADMIVHMSTHTGEKPYRCDQCKKSFGRKGHLKVHIRTHTGEKPYKCDHCVKRFAERASLKNHIRTHTGEKPYKCDQCVKCFTDGSNLKSHIRTHTGEKPYRCDQCKKSFGLKSTLRHHIKTHTGEKPYRCDQCTMCFTGCSNLKTHMKTHTGEKPYRCDQCKKSFGRKGYLQLHMKTNTGEKPYRCDQCKKSFGRKGYLQLHMKTNTGEKPYSCDQCKKSFTKRSSLKIHTRTHPLAPFIPINHTGEYVPTAHEKMSYNRVSIRKVLSWRDIMACKRAKHGSCSVFGCTNEYKSMLFVPSSEPLKNQWVNFIFSGNDPPVCAKHFTDDCFLNLGQYRSGLAQCLNIKSGSVPTLRGSATNLGKVSQPTPSSSSASIRQLPSRDVACQTDHLETHTVGTQLSLKTLQPHFTIEEDGDAFRDSSTQRGATSESLGVDAPGSSHMSSHCKELKFLSVHGKVEGPHGHDTLFTASEVEPLNSLSADHSAAKSLERGEWLDCREELSVQQTPDTNSIEVEEDIGGSSPSVEDVNDIRDCSTQHGATSESLRVDAPGSSHMSSHNGELRILGVYGQGEGPLAVDGHDTLVAASELEALSSLSADHSVAKSLNCSVRLARLEELTEHQGGRKGRPGVLCGKVIPNKANQIRVRIHEKPYGCDQCMKRFSRKGYLNRHVMTHYREKPYMCDQCGKRCLWQCDLIVHMRTHSGEKPHQCDKCMKCFSQKGQLNSHMRTHSGEKPYKCDQCTMSFSLNGTLKTHMTIHSGEKPYKCVQCTKSFSTGPKLKIHMRTHSREKPYKCDQCTKRFSQNSTLKIHMRTHTGEKPYKCDQCMKSFRNSHRWKIHMRTHTGEKPYSCDQCTMCFVESSGLKIHMRTHTGEKPYKCDQCMKSFRNSNRWKIHMRTHTGEKPYSCDQCTMCFVESSGLKIHMRTHTGEKPYKCDQCTMSFSLNGTLKTHMTIHSGEKPYKCVQCTKSFSTGPKLKIHMRTHSREKPXKCDQCTKRFSQNSTLKIHMRTHTGEKPYKCDQCMKSFRNSNRWKIHMRTHTGEKPYSCDQCTMCFVESSGLKIHMRTQTGEKPYSCDQCTMCFVESTGLKIHMRTHTGEKPYRCDQCKMRFSYRTSLKTHMRTQTAHRTSGLILIFSGNDPPVCAKHFTDDCFLNLGQYRAGLAQRLKIKSGSVPTLHGSATNLGQKTAMPLETVACSAAPPQRLGVDAPGSSHMSSGSEEMKILIVHGKGEGPLAVDGHDTLFTASEVEAQNSLSADHSAAKSLERGERLVRHEELSVQQETPDTISIKLEEDVDGGMPAVEYCAAFRDRSTQRGASSESLGVDDPGSSHLASHREELKIVIVHEKREGPLATDGHEELSVQQQTPDTISIKVEDEVGGGMPAVEYCGASSESLGVDAPGSSHMASHTISIKVEEDICGDMPALEDGNDIRDCSTQRGATSESLRVDAPHSSTMSSHNRDLKLSVYGQGEGPLAEDGHDTLHAASQLEALSSLSADHSVAKSLNCSVQLVPLEELTGHQGGRKGRPGVLGGKVIPNKANQIHTVEKPYRCEQCMKRFSRKGYLNRHVMTHSGEKPYKCDQCMMRFQRQCDLTIHMRTHSGEKPYRCDQCTKRFSQKGSLKLHMRTHSGEKPYRCYQCTMSFSLNGTLKTHMRTHSLEKPYRCDQCTMSFSLKDTLKIHMRIHSREKPYKCNQCVKRYIHFSALKTHMRTHTGEKPYKCDQCTKRFGLKGTLKTHMRTHSGEMPYKCKRCKKRFGESSKLKLHMRNLSGAKPYMCAQCTETFRPSSKLKIHMRTHTGEKPYGCDQYMKSSVAEQEHFEWDGQEDCDAFGDRSPQRGAASAILGVDAPGSSHMSIHSEELKILSVHGKGEGPLAVDGHDTLSTASEVEALNSLSADHSAAKSLERGERLVCHEELSVQQTPDTISIKVEEDIGGSMHAGEDVNDIRDCSTQRGATSESLRVDAPGSSHMSSHSGELRILSVYGQGEGPLAVDVHNTLFAASELEALSSLSADHSVAKSLNCSVRLVRLEELTGHQGGRKGRPGVCGKVIPNDANMIVHMRTHNDEKPYRCDQCMNRFQWQSDLKIHMRTHSGEKPYKCDQCTKRFSRKSHLKIHMRTHTGEKPYRCGQCIKRFGESSKLKLHMRTHSGEKPYRCAQCTKRFSQSSALKTHMRTHTSEKPYRCDQCTMRFSRVFTLKIHMRTHSGEKPYKCDQCRMRFSRKGSLMIHMRTHSGEKPYKCDQCTMRFSHGSALKIHVRTHSG, via the exons ATGCGGCAATGCTTTAACAAAAGAAGCTCCACGGAATATTTGTTTCCGAGGCGTTTTGAACACACAGTTATTTCCTGGAGAGAACTCATCATGGCTCGCAAACGAGCGAAGGAGGGCAGTTGCTCAGTGTTTGGATGTACGAATGAGCACAAAAGTATATTTTTAGTTCCTTCATCCGAGCCTCTAAAGAACCAGTGGGttgattttattttctctgGAAATGCTGCGCGAGtctgcgccaaacatttcaccgaagactgcttcctcaacttgggccaatacagaactggacttgctcaacgtctgaGAATTGATTCTagatcagtaccaactctcctcggctcagctacaaaccgcAGACAA gccagctcatcaagtgcttccattcagcagcttctctcaagggatgttgcctgccagacagaCCACCTGGAAACGCCTACTGTAGGCACACAGCTATCCTTAAAGACTTTGCAGTCCCACTTTAAAAGTGAAG AatactgcgatgcctttggagaccgtagcactgaGCGCAACTccacctcagagattctgggtgtggacgcccctggctcctcccacatgtccagtcacagcagggagctgaagatcctgagcgtccacggaaaaggggagggcccactggcgggggacggccatgacaccctcttcaccgcgtcagaagtggaggcccagaactcgctgtctgcggaccacagcgcggccaagagcctggagcgcggcgagcggctggtctgccacgaggagctgagtgtgcag cagcagatcccagacaccatttcaatcaaggttgaagtggatattggtggaggcatgcccgctggAG aagacgccCAAGACATTGGAggctgcagcacgcagcgcggcgccacctcagagagtctgcgtgtggacgcccctggctcctcccacatggccagtcacaacggggagctgcggatcctgagcgtctaTGGAAAAGgagagggcccactggcggtggacggccatgacaccctctttgcTGCGTCGGAACcggaggccttgagctcgctgtccgctgaccacagcgtggccaagagcctgaactgcagcgtgcGGCTGGTCCatcttgaggagctgactgggcatcagggcggccgcaagggccggccATGTGTCTTGGGTGGCAAGGTTTTACCAAACGATGCCGATATGATCGTCCACATGAgtactcacaccggggagaagccctacaggtgcgACCAATGCAAGAAGAGCTTTGGACGGAAAGGCCACCTGAAGGTGCACATcaggactcacaccggcgagaagccctacaagtgtgaccactGCGTGAAGCGCTTCGCAGAGCGCGCCAGCTTGAAGAACCACATaaggactcacaccggcgagaagccctacaagtgtgaccaatgcgtgaagTGCTTCACAGATGGCTCCAACTTGAAGAGCCACATaaggactcacaccggcgagaagccttacaggtgtgaccaatgcaagaAGAGCTTTGGACTGAAAAGCACCCTGAGGCATCACATCaagactcacaccggcgagaagccctacaggtgtgaccaatgcacaatgTGCTTCACAGGGTGCTCCAACCTGAAGAcccacatgaagactcacaccggcgagaagccctacaggtgtgaccaatgcaagaAGAGCTTCGGACGGAAAGGCTACCTGCAGCTCCACATGAAGACT aacaccggcgagaagccctacaggtgtgaccaatgcaagaAGAGCTTCGGACGGAAAGGCTACCTGCAGCTCCACATGAAGACT aacaccggcgagaagccctacagctgtgaccaatgCAAGAAGAGCTTCACAAAGCGCTCCAGCCTGAAGATCCACACGAGGACTCACCCCT tggcgccCTTTATTCCCATTAATCATACAGG agaatatGTCCCGACCGCCCATGAGAAAATGAGCTACAACCGTGTGAGCATCCGCAAAGTTCTTTCCTGGAGAGACATCATGGCTTGCAAACGAGCGAAGCACGGCAGTTGCTCAGTGTTTGGATGTACAAATGAATACAAAAGTATGCTTTTTGTTCCTTCATCCGAGCCTCTGAAGAACCAGTGGGttaattttattttctctgGAAATGATCCGCCAGtctgcgccaaacatttcactgacgactgcttcctcaacttgggccaatacagaTCTGGACTTGCTCAATGTCTTAACatcaagtctggatcagtaccaactctccggggctcagctacaaacctcggAAAAGTTAGTCAACCAACT cccagctcatcaagtgcttcCATTCGGCAGCTTCcctcaagggatgttgcctgccagacagaCCACCTGGAAACACATACTGTAGGCACACAGCTATCCTTAAAGACTTTGCAGCCCCACTTTACAATTGAAG AAGACGGCGATGCTTTTAGAGACagtagcacgcagcgcggcgccacctcagagagtctgggtgtggacgcccctggctcctcccacatgtccagtcactgCAAGGAGCTGAAGTTCCTGAGCGTCCACGGAAAAGTGGAGGGCCCacacggccatgacaccctcttcaccgcgtcggAAGTGGAgcccctgaactcgctgtctgcggaccacagcgcggccaagagcctggagcgcggcgagtgGCTGGACTgccgcgaggagctgagtgtgcag cagaccccagacaccaatTCAATcgaggttgaagaggatattggtggaagCAGTCCTTCTGTAG AAGACGTcaatgacatcagagactgcagcacgcagcatggcgccacctcggagagtctgcgtgtggacgccccgggctcctcccacatgtcaagtcacaacggggagctgcggatcctgggcgtctacggacaaggggagggcccactggcggtggacggccatgacaccctcgttgccgcgtcagaactggaggccttgagctcgctgtccgctgaccacagcgtggccaagagcctgaactgcagcgtgaGGCTCGcccgccttgaggagctgactgagCATCAGGGCGGAcgcaagggccggcccggtgtcttgtgtggCAAGGTTATTCCCAACAAGGCCAATCAGATCCGCGTCCGCATCCACGAGAAGCCGTACGGGtgcgaccaatgcatgaagcgcttcagtcggaaAGGCTACCTGAACCGCCACGTGATGACTCACTacagggagaagccctacatgTGTGACCAATGCGGTAAGCGCTGCCTATGGCAATGCGACCTGatcgtccacatgaggactcactcagGCGAGAAACCCCACCAGTGTGACaaatgcatgaagtgcttcagtcagaaaggccAGCTGAAtagccacatgaggactcactccggggagaagccctacaagtgtgaccaatgcacgatgaGCTTCAGTCTGAATGGCACCCTGAAGACCCACATGACGATTCattccggggagaagccctacaagtgcgtccaatgcacgaagagcttCAGCACGGGCCCCAAGCTGAAGATCCATATGAGGACTCACTccagggagaagccctacaagtgcgaccaatgcacaaagcgcttcagtcagaactccaccctgaagatccacatgaggactcacaccggcgagaagccctacaagtgtgaccaatgcatgaagagcTTCAGAAACAGCCACAGGtggaagatccacatgaggactcacaccggcgagaagccctacagttgtgaccaatgcacgatgtGCTTCGTAGAGAGCTCCGggctgaagatccacatgaggactcacaccggcgagaagccctacaagtgtgaccaatgcatgaagagcTTCAGAAACAGCAACAGGtggaagatccacatgaggactcacaccggcgagaagccctacagttgtgaccaatgcacgatgtGCTTCGTAGAGAGCTCCGggctgaagatccacatgaggactcacaccggcgagaagccttacaagtgtgaccaatgcacgatgaGCTTCAGTCTGAATGGCACCCTGAAGACCCACATGACgattcactccggggagaagccctacaagtgcgtccaatgcacgaagagcttCAGTACGGGCCCCAAGCTGAAGATCCATATGAGGACTCACTCCAGGGAGAAGCCCTAAAAGTGCgaccaatgcacaaagcgcttcagtcagaactccaccctgaagatccacatgaggactcacaccggcgagaagccctacaagtgtgaccaatgcatgaagagcTTCAGAAACAGCAACAGGtggaagatccacatgaggactcacaccggcgagaagccctacagttgtgaccaatgcacgatgtGCTTCGTAGAGAGCTCCGggctgaagatccacatgaggactcagaccggcgagaagccctacagttgtgaccaatgcacgatgtGCTTCGTAGAGAGCACCGggctgaagatccacatgaggactcacaccggcgagaagccttacaggtgtgaccaatgcaagaTGCGCTTCAGTTACCGCACCTCCCTTAAgacccacatgaggactcaaaCCG cacacaG AACGAGTGGGTTAATTTTGATTTTCTCTGGAAATGATCCGCCAGtctgcgccaaacatttcaccgacgactgcttcctcaacttgggccaatacagagctggacttgctcaacgtctgaaaatcaagtctggatcagtaccaactctccatggctcagctacaaacctcggACAA aagactgcgatgcctttggagaccgtagcatgcagcgcggcgccaccccagcgtctgggtgtggacgcacctggctcctcccacatgtctaGTGGCAGCGAGGAAATGAAGATCCTGATCGTCCATGGAAAAGGGGAGGgaccactggcggtggacggccatgacaccctcttcaccgcgtcagaagtggaggcccagaactcgctgtctgcggaccacagcgcggccaagagcctggagcgcggcgagcggctggtccgccacgaggagctgagtgtgcag CaggagaccccagacaccatttcaatcaagcttGAAGAGGATGTTGATGGAGGTatgcccgctgtag aataCTGCGCTGCCTTTAGAGAccgtagcacgcagcgcggcgccagctcggagagtctgggtgtggacgaccctggctcctcccacctggCCAGTCACAGGGAGGAGCTGAAGATTGTGATTGTCCACGAAAAACGGGAGGGCCCTCTGGCGACGGACGgccacgaggagctgagtgtgcag cagcagaccccagacaccatttcaatcaaggttgaagatgaggttggtggaggcatgcccgctgtag AATACTGCGGCGCATCCTCAGAaagtctgggtgtggacgcccctggctcctcccacatggccagtcacaccatttcaatcaaggttgaagaggatatctGTGGAGACATGCCCGCtctag aagacggcaatgacatcagagactgcagcacgcagcgcggcgccacctcggagagtctgcgtgtggacgcccctcactcctccaccaTGTCAAGTCACAACAGGGATCTGAAactgagcgtctacggacaaggggagggccctctGGCGGAGGACGGTCATGACACCCTCCACGCTGCGTCACaactggaggccttgagctcgctgtccgctgaccacagcgtggccaagagcctgaactgcagcgtgcAGCTCGTCCcccttgaggagctgactgggcatcagggcggccgcaagggccggcccggtgtcttgGGTGGCAAGGTTATTCCGAACAAGGCCAATCAGATCCACACCGTCGAGAAGCCGTACCGGTGCGAACAATgcatgaagcgcttcagtcggaaAGGCTACCTGAACCGACACGTgatgactcactccggggagaagccctacaagtgtgaccaatgcatgatgCGCTTCCAACGGCAATGCGACCTGacgatccacatgaggactcactccggcgagaagccctacaggtgtgaccaatgcacgaagcgcttcagtcagaaaggcaGCCTGAAGCtccacatgagaactcactccggggagaagccctacaggtgttaCCAATGCACGATGAGTTTCAGTCTGAATGGCACCCTGAAgacccacatgaggactcattcattggagaagccctacagatgtgaccaatgcacgatgagcttcagtctgaaagacaccctgaagatccacatgaggattcactcaagggagaagccctacaagtgtaaccaatgcgtgaagcgctaTATTCATTTTTCCGCCCTGAAgacccacatgaggactcacaccggggagaagccctacaagtgtgaccaatgcacgaagcgcttcggtctgaaaggcaccctgaagacccacatgaggactcactccggggagatgCCCTACAAGTGTAAACGATGCAAGAAGCGCTTTGGAGAGAGCTCCAAGCTGAAGCTCCACATGAGGAATCTCTCCGGCGCAAAGCCCTACATGTGTGCCCAATGCACGGAGACCTTCCGTCCGAGCTCCAAACtcaagatccacatgaggactcacaccggcgagaagccgtaCGGGTGCGACCAATACATGAAGAGCTCAGTGGCGGAGCAAGAACATTTTGAATGGGATGGCCAGG aagactgcgatgcctttggggACCGCAGTCCACAGCGTGGCGCCGCCTCGGCgattctgggtgtggacgccccaggctcctcccacatgtccatccacagcgaggaactgaagatcctgagcgtccacggaaaaggggagggcccactggcggtggacggccatgacaccctctccACCGCGTccgaagtggaggccctgaactcgctgtctgcggaccacagtgcggccaagagcctggagcgcggcgagcggctggtctgccacgaggagctgagtgtgcag cagaccccagacaccatttcaatcaaggttgaagaggatattggggGAAGCATGCACGCTggag aagacgtcaatgacatcagagactgcagcacgcagcgcggcgccacctcggagagtctgcgtgtggacgcccctggctcctcccacatgtcaagtcacagcggggagctgcgcatcctgagcgtctacggacaaggggagggcccactggcagTGGACGTCCATAACACCCTCTTTGCCGCGTCAGaactggaggccttgagctcgctgtccgcagaccacagcgtggcgaagagcctgaactgcagcgtgcGGCTGgtccgccttgaggagctgactgggcatcagggcggccgcaagggccggcccggtgtctGTGGCAAGGTTATTCCCAACGATGCCAATATGATCGTCCACATGAGGACCCACAACGACGAGAAGCCGTACCGGTGCGACCAATGCATGAATCGCTTCCAATGGCAAAgcgacctgaagatccacatgaggactcactccggggagaagccctacaagtgcgaccaatgcacgaagcgcttcagtcggaaAAGCCACCttaagatccacatgaggactcacaccggcgagaagccctacaggtgtggcCAATGCATTAAGCGCTTCGGAGAGAGCTCCAAGCTGAAgctccacatgaggactcactctggcgagaagccctacaggtgtgcccaatgcacgaagcgcttcagtcagagctCTGCCCTGAAgacccacatgaggactcacacaaGCGAGAAGCcgtacaggtgtgaccaatgcacgatgcgcttcagtcGTGTCTtcaccctgaagatccacatgaggactcactccggcgagaagccctacaagtgtgaccaatgcaggATGCGCTTCAGTCGGAAAGGCTCTCTGatgatccacatgaggactcactccggggagaagccctacaagtgtgaccaatgcacgatgcgcttcagtcATGGCTCCGCCCTGAAGATTCAcgtgaggactcactctggttAG